Sequence from the Psilocybe cubensis strain MGC-MH-2018 chromosome 10, whole genome shotgun sequence genome:
CTGCTCGTATTCCAAAATAGATCTGTCAAAGATCTGTGGAAACCTACTTAGGGCAGATGTTGCAACCGATTCAACCACGTTGTCGGCTATTTGCTCGCGTGGAATTAATTTAGGGTGATCGCTGCCACTCGGGCAACAGGCCTTACTGTGTTCCACCCCGACCTTCTCAGAGCCTCCGGATAGTTCTCTGTTCATTCATTTACTCACAGAGGCTGTGGTTATTCTTACAGGCATTGTATACAATgtttcatcttctttttaTCTTGTTTGTTGCACTCTGGAGTTGAGAGCGAATTCTCTTTCAATTTATCACCACCGTAAACGAAGTTTCAGATGCATTTTGAAGCATCTCATTCTAACAAAAGGCATCATAGAAAGTGATCATCCATTATCTTTGGGTTGTATTCTGACGTTATTTGCCTCGTTACATGAATACATTACCACTCTTTCTACCGAGATAGTAGATGTAAAAGTGACTATCATGAATATCAAGACTTTTTGTTATCTTTGGCTTCCTATTATTCCCTTCATACCCAAGATCTTTGTCTCCCATCATCTTTTATGAACCATTGATAATGGCATGGGTTTGTGTTTTAGATAATACTTATAATTACTTTGAATACCGTTCATCCGGTACGTTTATAAGTTTCAAAGAAGCACAAACGAACACTGTCTCCCGAAGATGGAGCTGTAGAGTGTGCTTAATTAATGCTATCAGCATAGCTACTTTCAGCAGAGGCCTATATCTATATGCAAAGCCATCTATCGTACATGATTAGATTGGCCAGATAGTAGGTATGCGACCTGATTAGAGTCTAATCGGTGCCAACGTTCTATCAATAGGCCACCCACATGGCTCCCTCGTGGGTATGCCCTCCCTTTGGTAATTACTCTGTTTTTGATTTCCGAAACTATGAAAATTTGCATGAGCGTTTATTCGCGAAGTTTGCTAGTGAAGCGAAGTATGCCTTTCTACGGGAACCACGGTGATCAATGCAGTTAAGCACTGGGTAATggtagaagaagaacagtACATGAGCAATCAAGTGCTATGTTAGTTAGCTCGGGAATACGTTTTATTAAGATAATGAAGTGGATAAGTCATCTATCAGAAAGCTGAAACAAGGTAGGGCTTTTATGGTCAAATATTTCTGGTACCAGGACTGTCTATTTAGCAGCCTTTAATTTGCAAAGGCTCGGGAGTAGCCTACGCCCAATATTTGGTATGATATAATCTTCATCCATGACGTTGCTATTATTTTGAACAAGGCAATGTTGAATTTGGGGACTGAGAGATTCGAAATCATGATGATGCCCGTCTGGTCAGTGACCGGTCGATTGATTATCCAAGACTTGTGGAAAGCAGTGAAATACAAGTATCAGCACTCATTCTTTATGCGTCTACTACAGATGATGAATCTTTATTCCAGGTCCGGGTTATGTCGTTAGTTATTGTCAAAGTTCATGAATAGTTGACAATAACAGCCTCAAAAGGTAGAAGAGTACGACACCCACTGTATTCGTCCACCTCGGTGAGCACTTGGTGAGCACGTGAGATATTTTTGTTGGATAGGCTTAGCTGAGATATGAGGTATGGTCTAATTTAGTTCACCGATGGCCGTCAATCACTGGTAAGAGGAGTGCTTCTATTGGGCTTTCATGTATAAAGTCAGTTACAGTCTGTAAAATCAgacaatttttctttctaaGCTAGGCGTGGAACAGGGGGGAATGGATGGGACAAGTTGGGACGAATATTTGCATAATCTCGATGTCTATACCTGTAGTAGACATAATTGATGGATCTAGCTCTGATGTAAGTAAAAATCTGTGTAAAGAACTCTCCGGGTTTCATCTTCTCGCTAGTTCTCTGTTTATGGTTGTACCCCTGTGTATGCGGCGAAGGACCAAAAGAAGAAACGGAGCTGAGTTTCAAATTACTACATGCTCCCACGGTCAGGCGAGTGTTCCTCCCGCTGTTGCCCTACAGACCTTGCATTGTGCACTCTCGACCAAAATGACAACGATACCCGCCCGGCTGGCGTCTCTCACACGGACATCCTCAGGCCCAGCAGAGTCCAGAAAACGCGCCTTGAAGCTTTACAGAGACTGGTACCGCTCGGTGGGTCTTTCGCCGTATTCCAATAGCGACTGGAACCACGGACGCTGAACCGGGTACACACACCTTTTCCACCACCCTCGTTTCTTTGCCCGTCTTTTAGGCCCCAGAAATCTGCGGAATCTACGCTTTGAGCGTTTCGCCTGCATATGTCCGCCATGCCATCCGCCAACGCTTCGAGAAGAACCGGAATGTGACCGACCAGCGCGCGATCGACGTGTTGTTGCTCAAGAGCAGACAGGACTATCAAGAGACGATGAACTGCTGGAAGCAGATCGACCATGTCATGGGTATCACGCTGAACTCTCAGGAGAGACCCAAGAAAACTTTCTTGGAAAAGTTCTACGAAGGTGTGCCCTTGATAACCCTTGGTGTGGGTTCATGGAACTTGGTTTGGTTTTaatcatgtttttttttacagGGAAGGACGAGCAGGCTGTCATTCCTGCTGCTTCCGGCATTTAGATTTATACTCAAGGATCAGAAAAATACATTTCTTTAAACAATCTTCGCTGCCGTTTCTCTTCAAGAGCGTCTGTTTGAACCAAACAAGGATTATTGACCAAATTACCAGGTTTGCATATTACTGTTTATTAATGTACCCATTTTTTGTTCCTTCCACCGTTTCCCTCTCATAGACGCTTCTGCTTTTTTACCGACCTTCATTCAACCTTCGCCTACAATCTCGATTTGGATCTCCCCGATGCCTGGACAACACAGCAAATGGCGATATACATCAACATTCCCATTTCCCCCAACACATACACCAACTCGAAACACTCAAGAATGGGATTGGCCCCCTCCTTCCCGGCAAATCCACCCATCACCAAAACCAGCCTCGCTGCAGCATATAGCCCCACCGCCGCCAGTCCGCTTTGGCTCACAGCAAGGATCCAAATAATGGTCGAACGTCTCTTGTCTTCAACCGCAATTTCCTCATCATGATCTCCGTCAGTGCAGCGATAAAGGTTGTGAGCTACAAAATATTTGTTCTCGGATTCGCATCGTGGCCGCGTCAACGAGGATGTCCTAACGTCCGACAACCGTCTTTCTTTTGAGGAGAGGATGAGCAAAATTGTGCCATAGAatatgatgacgacgagcagTGCTTCTAAACCCAACCCGGCACCGAAATTCATTCCCAATGCAAGTAATGTGTTACCCCCGGAATGCTCGGCGTCGCTTTGGATAACTATGTGCGTGTTTTCACGGTTCAGGGGGATGGCCTTGAATATTGGGCGTTGATGGTTGCTGTTGTCGTTAGTGTAACGACAAAGGATGAGAGAGGCTATGGACAACAGCAAAGACGTCCATATCCAAGGATCGATTTGACGCGAGAGGGGTTTCGCTTTTGGTGTTAATTTCGATGCTGGAATCGTTGTCAGCGTTGCCAGTTGACTTGGGCGATGGAAGGCGTGTGGCCTTGGGCGTCCCAGCTGCTCGCCATCGCCGTCAGAGCATGAGCTGGCAGGCGCTGTAGGCGTCGGAGGGATCATTTTCCAGATTATCCGCGCAGCGGTTCCACGGTCGATGATGGGTTGAGAAAGTAATGAGGCGTCTGGAGGCTGAAACTAGCCTCAAAGAGTGTGATTGGTGCACTGCACGGCTACGGCGGCTGACTGGTCGCTGCTCTTCAGCCAGctcagaatcagagtcaAGTCAAGGGAAGTCTGTAAGGTTAGCGAAAGCCCAAGCAAGCACTGGCTATTTATTCACAACCTTGAGGAGGCGTTGACTGATCATTGACATGACATGTTACCTAAGTCTCTCCTTGACCAGCGGTGATGTGTTTTCGCCCCAGGTTGGATCTATCTTTGGGTGCTACTGCGCAACGACTGATTTCCGCTTTTGGTGTGCTTATGGCTCTGTATGGATACTGCGCTCGTCCTCGCCTCCAATTTCGGGCAGGGTTCTTACCAACGATGCATATTGAGTCCAGCACTGTATCCAGTGGATGGGGTTCGATTTACGGAATAATACTTGCATGGATGTTACTGTGGTACCCACTGTGCCGCAGCGATATTTAGGCGACATTTGTTGTTCACAATCCCTTTGAGTTTGTCATTGGCCCGTGCTTTTTGGTTACCGAGTTGGTGGGTGTGCTTTTCCAATATTATATCCAAGTGCCCGAGCCTCGAAACCCAGACGTGAAGTTGGATACGAACTCTATTGGATGGCCAGTGCAGGCCCACAAAGGCTGTACACCTCCCAAGTAACAATTTTATATATATTGGGAGAGGGGTGATGTTGAACAAGGCTAATGTATAGATAACAGCTGTTACATTTGAATAGGTTAGATAGGAACATCAATGACACCAAAATAACTAGAAGAGCATGTGTCTGACTTTCGTGAAGGCAAGCCAATCGTTGACCGTTGAACAATGATCCTTATGTTGAATTAGGTTTGGAGTAATAATTGCTCAAAGAAGCATGTATCAATTATTGACTCACCGAGTATTATATGGACGCGAGATCAGTATAGCGTACTaagaaataaagatatcacAAGGCGTTAAATCTGCAATCAAAATGCGATCAAAAAAATTGCGACAAGATGCCAAAAATCTTTCTCAGCGTGTGCCATTCGTACTATAGTTCAAATTTCATTTTTCGAGTTTATTTCCGACGACGGCAGGACCCCCACCTACATAATAAGGAGAGGTGACATAACTACGCTTCAACTCACTGTTGATTGTGCCAGGCGTTTAGATAACGCCCAAGCCGGCCTTGAGCTCGTCCGCAAGGTCATCAAGCTCATCGTTCGTCGCAGGCGCCTGGCGTACCATTCTGGCCTCTTCGACGCAACGCGAGCAGGTGCAGGAGCCGAAGCCCCATCCTCTCAGCTCATCCTGGCGAGCTTTGTATCCCAGCTTGGGATTCACGTATGTGATGAACAGCTCCTCGCCTGTTTTGATAGGTCGCTTGGCGAGGATTGTGATGCGAGACAATGCAGTACGCTGGTCGAGGTGCCGCACGGAGACATTGGGATCGCAAGAGTGATTGAGATGGGCATGCACGGAGTAGAGTCCTCCGTGAGACTCCAGGTCTGATcgcagagaaagagagcTTAGCGAATCACAAAAGAAGAACAATAAACAGGGACATACTGAGGTTCATGCGTCCTAACCCACGCAAGAATCCCTCGTATTGGAATAGTTCGTAGTCCACATCTTCGGGAAGGGGTTTCTTGAGAAGTTTGGCCAGTTTCTTTTGATCTTGAGGTGAAACTGGTTCTTTGAACGCTTTAACATACAGAGCAAAGGCTTTTTTCCAAGTCGCCCTATCCGGTTCAGGAGCGCTAGCACTAGAATCACAAGTAATTGTTTTAATCACACAAAAGAAGATCGGCAAAGAAGAAGCGGTGGCTCACGACTTGAAGCTATATTTAAACCGTTCCTCCATTCCCAGTTCTGCGAGGCCCATAACAACATCCCAGTCATGGTGTAGAGCCGAGTCAGCGAGCTGATTGGCAAGCAGTACGCGGCTTGTAGTCTGTGCTAGAGCGTGTAATGCTATCCACTGATGGTCTCTGGCAAACTTGAGGAGCGGTTCGACGGCAGGATTTTGTGCGGGCCATGTCAATGGATGATGCTTTGCTGATCGAGCCAGGCAAAGCCTGTTGCAGAAGCGGTATGGACAGTACGAGGTCGATGAGGACGCAGGACACGGGTTGATGAGTGGTGAGTCGGGAAGCAATGGTGTCGTGCAGTAGCCGCAAGCAGTAGATGCTCTCTGCATATCATAAATTTCTCTAGACACTCATCGAAAAGACATGATAGGTCGGGTCTTTGGGTCCAATAATAAAGAATGACATACGGTTCTGGTGCAATAATAAATGGATCCTCCCTCCAGATCGTCTCCCCCTCGTCGATATCTGTGCTCGCCACAAgtcccttgcccttctttttgttgaaaTATCTGACCTGGACCTTCTGCGACCACTGTTGGATATTAAGGGTCTCGATAATCCTCGATGAAGGGTAAACGGGTGGCTCGTATCCTCCAGGTGGTGTCGGAGCCACGATCAGGCCATGAAGTTGGAGGATCTTCCGGGTGCGTTTCTCACTGACTATCCAGTCAGGGTAGTTCTTGAGCAACAATGCGTGAATTTTGGAGATTCCGAGCTGCGGATCTCTGGCTTTGAGATCGATAAGAGCCTGCGCGAGTTCATCTTCGTGTGGGGAGATAGACATGGTAGATTCTCGTCTGGACAGTGTGGAATAAAGTTTTACAGTAGCTACTCACGAGCCTTGAGGCGCGCCCTTCGGAGTTTCAATCATTGTCTGCATATGGATTTGGTAGCCCGTGGGAATATCAATGTTGTTCGCGTGGCAGCCTGGCACTGCGATTCGACTTGAATTCGACTCACAAGCAATTGGTGAGAGACCGTTGGACAACAGCGCAGAATCATAGTAGGCAAGTCTTTCTAACTATTTTGCTTGACTCATCCCATTTTGTATGCCATCTAATCCGAGTTATCACTCGATCAGTGTAGTACATCAAAGTTGGCATCCTTCAGCGGCGCTTTATCGTCGTTGTATACCCGTGTTCCTGTTCTTCCAGACTTGGGTGCTAAGCCTTTGAGGAAGTAGCAATTCCTATATCAGACCATGAATCCCAAGCTACGTACATCTGTGTACATTTTGGGGATGGGTACAAAGCAAACGAGGCCACAGACTTAATACGGTAATCATCTTTTACCTTATATGCTGTAGCATAGATATGGACTGCTATATTTGGGGCTTTCCGACTCATTTTACCCCTCGTCCGTTACCGTATTCCATCCTCCCGTTTTCTAAAGCCGTTCCCCGGTGCATTGTGGGTAGGCTTCGCTGTAATGCCTTTTTTACAGTATTCCTCTGATCTGATCAGAACCATTCAGAACGATCGTGGCTGTCGACCGTTGCCTTTTTTTATGGTGGTGTCGTGGTGGGCTGGTAAGATAACTTGATGCGCCAGGCTACTCACAAAGGGATTCAAGGCAAACAAAGCGAACACAAATGAGCTGCCGTGATGGCCGGATGCTCGTCTCTAAATCGGCAAAGGACGGCATTTCGCACGTCGTGCCAAAGGTCGATATGGAGTTGAATCTTCATATTTCTAAAGCTATTTAAACGGATAATAGGGGGAATCATTAAAAATATACAAAACATAATGTGAGTCCTTCATAATTATCAAGAGGTTATTCATGTATTGTATAGCCCAAATCTTTATGCTcatatgatcatgatcagcTGCGCTACCTCAAATCATGCAGTCGTCCTGTCCGTGCATAATAAAGGGGATCAACTTCTGCGACCATTCTGTTGCTGTATGTTGAAACCGTTGACCTTTGAAGAACCTTCTGGTGCTGCTTGCTCGTTACCACAAGAGTCGTTGAATGTTTCTTCACGGCAGTAGACCTCGGCCAGATTCCTGTGTGTCGGCGGCAGCATCGGCAGGTGTGATAGTAATCTTGCCATTATATCGTCGGGTAGCAAGGTATGAAGGGCTATAAATTATGTCAAGATAGGTATATAGTCGGGATTTGTATGTTTTGCCTATAAAAATGAATATGAGGCAGCATCTCATACGCCTGTCACCTCGTCATAATAAATACTCAATTATCGACTAGCTTACACGTAGCTTTCTTCACCTTGCTTTGTTTGTTAAACAGCATGTCTGGTTCCTCGATTCAGCCAACTACCCTTGTCATATCCATTGCGATATCATGGCTAACCATGAGACTACTGGAAGCTTTCATTTCTAGAAACCGGGAACCATACCCACCTGGACCTCTACCAAAATTTCTAATTGGCAATATACTCGATATGCCGTCCGTCGATTCTCCAAGGGAATTTGTGAAATGGGAAAAAAGTTATAATAGTAAGTTTGTCCTCTGTCCTACTGTGCAGAGCTTGAACTTGTTATAGTCCCTTTGCTCCACGCAGAAGTGTTTGGAACCCATATCCTTATTGTCAATAGTATTGAAGATGCAATTGCTCTATTTGAACGGCCGGAAAGGGCAAGCATTTACTCTGACAGACCAGATTTGCCCATTCTCGATCTGTATGTTTCTTTTCTGATTATATATGGTTATAGTTAATAGATAATTCATGAAAAATCAAAGGATTGGAACCGAGAAGAACATCGGTTTAATGCGTTACGGAGAAAAATGGAGAAGTCATCGGCGGGTCAGTCACCAAAACTTCAACATCCACGCTGCGACACAGTACGAACCAATTCAAACGAGAAAAGTAAGGGACCTACTCCAAAAGGTTCTCGACCGCCCTGATAAATTTTCTGAACACAATAAATGGTAATAGCATAAATTTCTCTCCTCCTATCTTGCTGAGCTTTGGAACTTCTAGGTTTTCAACAGCGGTTACGATGTCCGCAATGTACGGATACGAGGTCAAATCCGTCGATGATCCATGCGTTGCGCTGGCGGATGAGGCGCTTAGACTTATAGCTCAACTGATCCATCCTGGTGGTAGTTTAATAAACCATATTCCTGCTCTCAGACACATTCCAGAGTGGTTTCCGGGCGCTTATTCCAGAAAACTTGCTGCCAGAACAAAACTTCTGAATGAGCAGGTATGGAGACTACCAGTTGAGTACGTAAAGAAATCTCTAGTGAGTAAATTTTCTCCTAAAGTCTACAAGAATAGAGTTTACGTAGTGAATTTTTAGGATGAGGGTACATCCACGCCATCTCTAGTAGCGAATTTCTACGAAAAGAAGCTCGCGTATGGCGCAtccgaagaggaggaggttgcAGTTAGAAATACTGCATATACCGCCTATGGAGGTAGCTACATTTATATCACATTGAGAATCTACTATGCTCACTCTTCCTGACAGCTGGATCCGATACGGCAAGCGGATACCCACGCCATTATTGTTTGGCATACTTATGACGTTTTTAGATGGCTGCCATCACCTACGCGTTTGTATACTTAATGACCATACATCCCGACATTCAACAAAGAGCCCGAGACGAAATTGAGAACGTCATCGGAGCGACTCATCGATTACCTACTTTGGTCGATCGTAAATCCTTACCATACGTCGAAGCTATTTACAGAGAGGTATTACGGCTTTACCCACCGCTTCCCCTTGGACTGCCTCGAACAACCACCGAAGATAACCATTATAAGGGATATTACATCCCAAAAGGCAAGAAAATATTCGTGTTGTAAATAGGCAATGCTGAGCACATATACCCTTTGGGCATAGGAAAAAATAAGTGCAGCGCAAGTGCGCAAGTGCAAAACgtgcaaatgcaagtgcacggtggctgtgctgcagtgcagtgcaagtgcattGCGAGTGCATGCGAGTGCACGGTGGCTGTGctcaagtgcagtgcagtgcgcgcgcaagtgcaaacataaaaaaaacgcaaatgCACAGTCCGTTATAGTACACAGCGTCATATACTTGATATACATGATATTTACATAGCTAATCAATGTTGTACCTAGGAGATTGAATAttatttctttgtttttgacttcaCTGCCTTTGCTGCAGTCCTATTTTCAGGGATAGGCCTTGGCCTAAggtttctcttctctcctaCTAGGCTCGGTGGGTCGTATAATTTTGACAGAGTTTGGGTTGGTAGGAATGATAGAAAAGCCATGTATCGTCTTAATAAGTAG
This genomic interval carries:
- a CDS encoding putative protein lysine methyltransferase SET5, which produces MSISPHEDELAQALIDLKARDPQLGISKIHALLLKNYPDWIVSEKRTRKILQLHGLIVAPTPPGGYEPPVYPSSRIIETLNIQQWSQKVQVRYFNKKKGKGLVASTDIDEGETIWREDPFIIAPEPEIYDMQRASTACGYCTTPLLPDSPLINPCPASSSTSYCPYRFCNRLCLARSAKHHPLTWPAQNPAVEPLLKFARDHQWIALHALAQTTSRVLLANQLADSALHHDWDVVMGLAELGMEERFKYSFKSASAPEPDRATWKKAFALYVKAFKEPVSPQDQKKLAKLLKKPLPEDVDYELFQYEGFLRGLGRMNLNLESHGGLYSVHAHLNHSCDPNVSVRHLDQRTALSRITILAKRPIKTGEELFITYVNPKLGYKARQDELRGWGFGSCTCSRCVEEARMVRQAPATNDELDDLADELKAGLGVI
- a CDS encoding NADH-ubiquinone oxidoreductase 14.8 kDa subunit, whose protein sequence is MTTIPARLASLTRTSSGPAESRKRALKLYRDWYRSAPEICGIYALSVSPAYVRHAIRQRFEKNRNVTDQRAIDVLLLKSRQDYQETMNCWKQIDHVMGITLNSQERPKKTFLEKFYEGKDEQAVIPAASGI
- a CDS encoding Cytochrome P450 monooxygenase (Cytochrome P450 monooxygenase ARMGADRAFT_974139); protein product: MPSVDSPREFVKWEKSYNIPLLHAEVFGTHILIVNSIEDAIALFERPERASIYSDRPDLPILDLIGTEKNIGLMRYGEKWRSHRRVSHQNFNIHAATQYEPIQTRKVRDLLQKVLDRPDKFSEHNKWFSTAVTMSAMYGYEVKSVDDPCVALADEALRLIAQLIHPGGSLINHIPALRHIPEWFPGAYSRKLAARTKLLNEQDEGTSTPSLVANFYEKKLAYGASEEEEVAMAAITYAFVYLMTIHPDIQQRARDEIENVIGATHRLPTLVDRKSLPYVEAIYREVLRLYPPLPLGLPRTTTEDNHYKGYYIPKGTTVLTNIWAMSYNELIHEEPHRFNPERHIGTNGELDDKRIFAFGFGRRKANFYSHKFSLPYHLITEHAWLMMASMLYSFKITRAKDSNGNDVVVNDEFEDIGILRCKKEFKCHFHLRSAEILQLIAET